One Tomitella gaofuii DNA segment encodes these proteins:
- a CDS encoding FUSC family protein — protein MPDVMTVVDYTQARLRTLAVSDPGKLRLRKAATVAISAALAMAVLILVTSSYDEPITVALLGTVIAVQAAAAVKDSTQRARVTTTLLIPLPAAAAVTLATGLLTVDPLAEIGFIAVLFCAVWVRRWGPRGEALGMVAFIAYFFSLFLHSTVDDIAMFCVAIIVGAACTLLIRVVVLPERPRLEIRRLARALRAASIEAVDAASDRAHCDLGRLRGRLDGLGETALMIEDWIDRHEGAELVSVTGRSFSVMVFDAQIATEQLASALWNLDPQVRWPAGLERATVALGVVLHDRPTVEELRAAADVASAAAREADASDPAGIATVVAHRAVQAHIAIHRITVRAALLFGPPAWLPARGARRVHGATSTDDRGPGGGEAVPGRDQSAGQSAPAPSADAPTEGAGGSARTLAGRAAGWQPSTRAAIQVAVATSAATLLGELVSPDRWYWAVLTAFLVFNGASTRGEILSRAGHRIVGTVAGVVAGVVIAALVGHNPPVQMVLIIVCIFFAFYFAPVAYALLTFCVTVLLAMLYGLLGVFSIEVLGLRIAETAVGAVVGLASAYFILATSTQGELEAKTVDYLAQLDKVISEAVASVAVPGTGHGIVESTRVLDGALQDVLKAAEPLRLRPAVRSRRSVRRFTRALTVINRAAHQLARAGVMATRADASTAPGAETVRELRAAAESVRERVELVRRSATGRKIKRPERDAEVPVLAVMLSATHAPGALRLSLRSLSKLNRALFEALS, from the coding sequence ATGCCTGATGTGATGACGGTCGTCGACTACACCCAGGCGCGCCTGCGGACGCTCGCAGTGAGCGACCCCGGGAAGCTCCGGCTCCGGAAGGCCGCGACCGTGGCGATCTCGGCCGCGCTGGCGATGGCCGTTCTGATCCTGGTCACCTCCTCCTATGACGAGCCCATCACGGTGGCCCTTCTCGGCACGGTGATCGCGGTCCAGGCGGCGGCCGCGGTCAAGGACTCGACCCAGCGGGCGCGCGTGACGACGACGCTGCTCATACCATTGCCGGCGGCGGCCGCGGTCACGTTGGCGACGGGGCTTCTCACCGTCGACCCGTTGGCCGAGATCGGTTTCATCGCGGTCCTCTTCTGCGCCGTGTGGGTGCGTCGGTGGGGGCCGCGCGGCGAGGCGCTCGGCATGGTGGCGTTCATCGCGTACTTCTTCAGCCTGTTCCTCCATTCGACCGTCGACGACATCGCCATGTTCTGCGTGGCGATCATCGTCGGCGCAGCGTGCACCCTCCTGATCCGCGTCGTGGTCCTTCCGGAACGGCCCCGTCTCGAGATCCGGCGACTCGCCCGCGCGCTGCGTGCGGCGTCGATCGAGGCGGTGGACGCGGCCAGCGACCGGGCCCACTGCGACCTCGGCCGGCTTCGGGGGCGTCTCGACGGTCTGGGCGAGACCGCGCTGATGATCGAGGACTGGATCGACCGGCACGAAGGCGCGGAACTCGTCAGCGTCACCGGCCGGTCCTTCTCTGTGATGGTGTTCGACGCGCAGATCGCCACGGAACAGCTCGCGAGCGCCCTGTGGAACCTGGATCCGCAGGTGCGCTGGCCGGCGGGACTCGAACGGGCGACCGTCGCCTTGGGGGTGGTGCTGCATGATCGGCCGACTGTCGAAGAACTGCGCGCGGCCGCGGATGTGGCGTCGGCGGCGGCGCGGGAGGCGGACGCATCGGATCCCGCGGGTATCGCCACGGTGGTGGCGCACCGCGCGGTGCAGGCGCATATCGCGATCCACCGCATCACAGTGCGCGCGGCGCTGCTGTTCGGCCCGCCGGCATGGCTGCCGGCACGCGGCGCACGGCGGGTGCACGGCGCGACGTCAACGGACGATCGCGGTCCGGGCGGCGGCGAAGCGGTGCCGGGGCGGGACCAGAGCGCCGGACAGTCCGCGCCCGCCCCTTCGGCGGACGCGCCGACCGAAGGGGCGGGCGGTTCCGCACGCACGCTCGCCGGCCGGGCGGCCGGGTGGCAGCCGAGTACGCGGGCCGCGATCCAGGTCGCCGTCGCGACGAGCGCCGCGACCCTGCTGGGCGAGCTTGTCTCACCCGACCGCTGGTACTGGGCCGTGCTGACGGCCTTCCTCGTGTTCAACGGCGCCTCCACGCGCGGCGAGATTCTCTCGCGGGCCGGGCACCGGATCGTGGGCACGGTCGCGGGAGTGGTGGCCGGCGTCGTCATCGCCGCGCTCGTCGGACACAACCCCCCGGTGCAGATGGTGCTGATCATCGTCTGCATCTTCTTCGCGTTCTATTTCGCCCCCGTCGCCTATGCGCTGCTCACGTTCTGCGTGACCGTGCTCCTCGCGATGCTCTACGGTCTGCTCGGGGTGTTCAGCATCGAGGTCTTGGGGCTGCGGATCGCCGAGACTGCGGTCGGCGCTGTCGTCGGGCTCGCGTCGGCATACTTCATCCTGGCGACCTCCACACAGGGCGAGTTGGAGGCGAAGACCGTCGATTATCTTGCGCAGTTGGACAAGGTGATCTCGGAAGCTGTCGCGTCGGTGGCCGTGCCCGGCACCGGCCACGGGATCGTGGAATCGACGCGGGTGCTGGACGGCGCCTTGCAGGACGTTCTCAAGGCTGCGGAACCGCTGCGACTGCGCCCGGCGGTGCGCAGCAGGCGGAGCGTGCGGCGGTTCACGCGCGCCCTCACCGTGATCAACCGTGCGGCCCACCAGCTTGCCAGGGCGGGGGTCATGGCCACACGTGCGGATGCCTCGACGGCGCCCGGTGCGGAGACGGTGCGGGAACTGCGCGCGGCCGCGGAATCCGTGCGCGAGCGGGTCGAGTTGGTGCGCCGGAGCGCCACCGGCCGGAAGATCAAGCGTCCGGAGCGCGATGCCGAGGTGCCGGTGCTGGCGGTGATGCTCTCGGCGACGCATGCCCCGGGGGCGTTGCGCCTGTCGCTGCGGTCGCTGAGCAAACTCAACCGGGCGCTGTTCGAGGCGCTTTCCTAG